In the genome of Paracoccus tegillarcae, one region contains:
- the hisB gene encoding imidazoleglycerol-phosphate dehydratase HisB translates to MRTATITRDTAETQIEVTVNLDGTGTYDNRTGVGFFDHMLDQLSRHSLIDLTVRATGDLHIDDHHTVEDTGIAIGQALTQALGDKRGIRRYGSFLLAMDDTLVRAALDLSARPFLVWNVDFPTAKIGTFDTELVREFFQALSTHGGITLHVDRIHGINSHHIAEAAFKAVARALREAVEPDPRMAGVLPSTKGAL, encoded by the coding sequence ACCCGCGACACCGCCGAAACCCAGATCGAGGTTACCGTCAATCTGGACGGCACCGGGACCTATGACAACCGGACCGGCGTCGGCTTTTTCGACCATATGCTGGACCAGTTGTCGCGCCACTCGCTGATAGATCTGACCGTTCGCGCGACGGGCGATCTGCACATCGACGATCACCACACCGTCGAGGATACCGGCATTGCCATCGGTCAGGCGCTGACGCAGGCTCTGGGCGACAAGCGTGGCATCCGGCGCTATGGCAGCTTTTTGCTGGCAATGGACGATACGCTGGTGCGCGCCGCGCTGGACCTGTCGGCACGTCCCTTTCTGGTGTGGAATGTCGATTTCCCGACGGCCAAGATCGGCACATTCGACACCGAACTGGTGCGCGAATTCTTTCAGGCGCTTTCCACGCATGGTGGCATTACCCTGCATGTTGATCGCATCCACGGGATCAATTCGCACCACATCGCCGAGGCCGCCTTCAAAGCCGTCGCCCGCGCCCTGCGCGAGGCGGTCGAGCCCGATCCGCGCATGGCCGGTGTGCTGCCTTCGACCAAGGGCGCGCTATGA
- the hisH gene encoding imidazole glycerol phosphate synthase subunit HisH, whose amino-acid sequence MKVALIDYDSGNLHSAEKAFQLMGREVGAEITVTSDPDVAARADRIVLPGDGAFPACRAALGEVDGMADALREAVLNRGVPFMGICVGMQMLADLGHEYRPTEGLGWIGGEVVAIDAPDLKVPHMGWNDLLIDNPHPVLEGVATGDHAYFVHSWQFQVKDPKHRLAHADYGGPITAVVGRDNIVGTQFHPEKSQAVGLRIITNFLHWQV is encoded by the coding sequence ATGAAGGTTGCGCTGATTGATTACGACAGCGGCAACCTGCATTCGGCGGAAAAGGCGTTTCAGCTGATGGGCCGCGAGGTCGGGGCCGAGATCACCGTGACCTCGGACCCCGATGTTGCCGCCCGCGCCGACCGCATCGTGCTGCCCGGCGACGGCGCCTTCCCCGCCTGCCGCGCCGCCCTGGGCGAAGTGGACGGCATGGCGGATGCCCTGCGCGAGGCGGTCTTGAACCGCGGCGTGCCCTTCATGGGCATCTGCGTCGGCATGCAGATGCTGGCCGATCTGGGACATGAATACCGCCCCACCGAGGGGCTGGGCTGGATCGGCGGCGAGGTCGTGGCCATCGACGCCCCGGACCTGAAAGTGCCACATATGGGCTGGAACGATCTTCTCATCGACAATCCGCACCCGGTGCTGGAAGGCGTGGCCACCGGCGATCACGCCTATTTCGTCCATAGCTGGCAGTTTCAGGTGAAAGATCCCAAACACCGTCTGGCCCATGCGGATTACGGTGGACCGATCACGGCGGTTGTGGGCCGCGACAATATCGTCGGCACCCAGTTCCACCCCGAAAAATCGCAGGCGGTGGGCCTGCGGATTATAACGAATTTTCTGCACTGGCAGGTATAG